The DNA segment TCGTCAGCCGGCGGTACTCGTCGTCGATCTCCGCGTCGAGCTGGCGAGACTCGCGGATGGCGGCGAACAGATGTTTCTCAAACGACACGAGTTCCTGGTCGCCCACGACCATCTCATCATCGTCATCGAACTCGTCGTCATCACTCATGCCGACATGCTGGTCGCGTGCCACGCCGTCGTCAACAGTTGATTGAGCGTGTTCGCACGCAGAAGCATTTCACAGCCCACGCAGATAGCCGTGAATGTCGAACGGACGCAGTGGCCACGCATAGCTTGCTCGCGAGGGGTGGCGCGGATGGCCGCTCTTTTAGAGGGTCACCGATAGATCTCCAGTTACAGGACGCGGCTTCTGGGAGGCCCACGATGCCGCGAAGCATGCCGCGCAGGTACGATCGCGCCATAATCGTCTCGCCCCAGGCGGCTAGCAGCTCGAGTCGGCGCCCGCCGATGAACTCGGCAATGTGCCGCTCATTCTCCGCTTTCAGCTCCGGACTGTAGGCGACATGCATGTCACTGGGTTGCGTTGCGCGCTGTTGAAACACGCCTGTCATTGCTGACTCCCGACATAAGCGCCCGTGGCGTACAGGAAGTCGATGTGTAGATGGTTCCCGGTGT comes from the Leifsonia poae genome and includes:
- a CDS encoding DUF1643 domain-containing protein — its product is MTGVFQQRATQPSDMHVAYSPELKAENERHIAEFIGGRRLELLAAWGETIMARSYLRGMLRGIVGLPEAASCNWRSIGDPLKERPSAPPLASKLCVATASVRHSRLSAWAVKCFCVRTRSINC